From the genome of Opisthocomus hoazin isolate bOpiHoa1 chromosome 4, bOpiHoa1.hap1, whole genome shotgun sequence:
GTTCCCAGAACTCTGTAAcgaaataagaggagaaaattTTACTCCCAACACtagcaaagaaaaagcaactcaaagacaaatgaaaaggaaggaaaaaaaaaaacaacaaaaaaaaacccaaaaaactttcTCATGGTTTGAAACAGGCAATGGCAGAAAAGCACAATAAGGGCTTGTCTCTGGCTTCTAAACTAGTTCTGCTTGGGAAGAGAAAGACACTCCAAAGTAAGAATTATTGAAAGTCTCACTTGATTCTCTTAAGCAAAAAGTGACACGGGTAAGTGTCTCTTTGAAGGAGCAGCTGTTCAAATGAGTTTTTACATCAGATGCCGTACAACATGCCTATCTGCCTCTACAGACACACGCAGGTGTCCCTGACAAACCAAGCAGAACACCTGCCGAGGACAAGGGAGGTGCTGAGTACACAGCAAACAGACTCAAACTGAAAAGAGGTTTTGACTGCAAATCAGAACTAAAACCAAATGCAAGTCTCTTGGGAGAATGTCCATTGAACAGCCTCCTACTTCTTCCACCTCTGCCTTTTGCACACAAACATAGGACAATACTTCTAGACAGAGAAGAATCAAGAGAAACAGGCCCTCTGCtcacccttcctttcctttcGCTGTGCAGGAACACGATGTTACCCTGCTGCCTGCTTGGAGCCTACTGCAGGAGGGACAAGGCTATCCAGCTGCTGACGGTTCCCTGTCTGAACCAGCCATTCGTAGAATTTGTCTTCCACCAGCATCTGGAACTCTTTCTTCTGATCCCTGAAACCAGAAGAAGATCAGCAGAGAAGTACGCAAAAGTCACCTTTATTTACACTCCCAACCTCACCTGCACTACCTACACAAACCTCCATACATCTCAGcgaagagctgggcttgtttcaTGAACTGTCTATACCGGGAAGAGGTTTTTACCGAGTGAATATGACTACAacgaacccccaaaacaacactCATCATGCAAATTTCCCCATCCCACTAGCACAGCAACCCTGCTCCACAGGGCTGCCTCCGCTTTGCTCTTAGAGCGCAGATTAAAAACTGtctgagaagggagaaaaagaagacgaGTAACCAGTGTTTAAGCACTGAAGACGCAAAATTCTGCTCTGACACCATCTGAACGCGAGAGGAtagagatgaggaaaaaaaatgtgcacaTAACCAACACTCCTCAAATAATACCCATTACCGGTAAATAACTTCTGGGGTGTTTTTGGTAAGACTAACAGGGCATACCACTTAGCTCAAGCTCTCTGCCTCTGGCACTGGTCAGATGTCCACAGCACTATATCTCCAGAAGAGCAGCCCAGCCATCTGTGATCAGCTCAGCTCCACAATTTCTTAAGCCAAAAGCAGTATGAGCATTGAGTAACTCCTGCTACACTTTTTCTCCTCTGAGCTTATACAATTCCATTCTGAACCCATGTAAAACATCAACATTTTCAATATCCTGTGGAGATTTTACATGGATTTGCTTTGAACCCATTCCTAATTCGATGTGCAGATCCCACCCTGTGCTGTGAAAAGCAGCAAACCAGCCCCGTTCCTTTTTGCGCCACTCCCTTTCAGAGAGGCTCGGTGCACTCAGACCCTTTTTCAAGTTAAAGGCTCTTCTTTGTACTACCGCCTCCATTTGAGACATCCCCCAGAAAGCAGGGTTCTAGGACAGAAACTAACCTAAATTCCTCCCCAGTGAACGTGAACACAAAGGCAGtcacttctttcttctctcaGGGTTTTATCTTCTCCAACTGCTTTTTATATACCTTGATCTGCTCCTGACCCTGAAAGACTTTCTGTCTGATACACTTGGCAAACAAATAAACAGGATTTTATGCTTTTTGCAAGTTGTTCCTCAAGCTGCCTTACTGGTCCTGTCTTACTGGGCTTTTCCTTTCAGCCTGGCAGGATTTACACTCTTTTTTTTGCCCCACTTTCCTCATTCAGACAACTTCAACTTCTTCAAAGATGTCTTCTTATTTCTAACATTCTCTTTCACCTCCCAGTTCAAGTATGGCAGCTTTTTTCTTTGTACAAGTCTAATATCCTGTTTGCTCTAAGCTTCGTAGTTGCCTCCCTAGTTGTTTCCCTTCCTGCAGGAGATAGACATTTTACACTGTCAGCTGCCCAGTTTCTTTTCAGTAAGCTCCTAAACTTGGCAGTTTTCCCCCTTTTATGAAATAAGCCACCCCAGTACCAAGCTCTTGCCTCCTGACTGCCGTAGAGGATGCTAAATCTATGCATATCATCCGTATTACCTCACATTTCTTTGACAGTAAGATTTTGACAGGCCAAACACTTTTGCAAAACCCTGGGGTGACaagcagcagccctgggaagaCAGCGTCTGGAGGAGGTAGCAGTACCTtagatgaggctgacagacaCAATGGATTACTTCAGCACAAGGGCTGAAGTCACAACTTTCCTCTCTGCTGCCCTCCAAGACTCAAGGACTGAGAGTTTTGAATGTTTTTAAACCTCTTTTACCACTACTGGGTCACTGCTGCTCAGCCACCCTCCCACCTGTAGCAAACTCCTGCCCCAGAATCCTTTCTCCCTCACGGTCCAGAGCTCTTTCAAACTGCAGGCTCCCCCATGCTTGGCACAGAGGCACCTGGATTTCAGAAAGGAATAAGGGAAGCGGAGGGAGCTCCTCAAAACAATGAACGATCAAATGGACTAGAACCCCTCAGCATGGTATGATGGGCAGCGTGGACAGTTTGACTCAAGAGGAGGCTTCCATGTTCTGTGTTCCTCACAGCATAAAACCATCGGAGATCAGTGCTTATCAGCACCCAGCTACACGCCTGCTGCAAGTCATCGACTGAGcacagaacaggaagaaaatctATACAGCTCAAGTACAGCTTAGGGAACAAACGTTGTTCTCCTCTCTTCAAGCCTTTACAATTGCATATCTGGGTTTCCATCCCcattctgtattttcaaatgaaGCCAGGTGCCGCATCAAAACGGTTCACAAAATGATAAAAGCAGGTGAAGTCGGCAGAGATTTGCACCCTTGCCCGATCTGGCTGGCGGCAGAAGAAAGCGCACTGACAAAGGAAGCAAGGTGAACTTTTTCAGAAGTCTGTAACAGGtgctgagaaagcaaacagacgCGCATCAGTACATGAGATGGGCGGGGACAGACCTAGCTAGCACAGTAAAAGCTGGGCAGAGGATTCGATGCGATCTAATGAAGAGGACTAAGAAAGCTACTGCCCACCAGGCGATCTGCTGTAATGGTCCACATGCACGTTCTTAGCTCACCTCAACAACAGGTGGGACAATACTTTAAAGGTTCATTCTCAATGTAAAGGTTGGGCTAAGAGTGACCGCCGACCAGACGTGGGCCAATAATTAGCGGAGCTGTTGTGCAGGGTACATGCCCATATCTCACTCACGGCAGCACGCGACACTGGAAGCACAACAGAGACAGCAGAGAGACAGTGCTCAGCGTGAGACAAGTTGTAAACTCTTACTGCCAGGGTGGATCCCTCACCTTAGCCCTCAGCAGTATCTAGGCACGCTTATCCTTGAGCCTCACAAACTAGGAAAACACAACCATGACAAAGCAACCCCTTCAGGGTTACAATTGTCAGCGTTATTCTTCTCACTATATTAATCGCAAAGACCAGGATCCCAAGATCGCTAATTACTAACGCTCTAGAAATGCCATGCAAGACATGGCTCAGGCAAATCAACCCACTATTAAACCACTTGTGTTGAACCACATCAGATGAATCTCCTGCTCGTATGCCTGAGCAGAGCTTCAGCGCAGCTCACACATTCCTGTTTGGATGCAGCACTCACTTGGTCAGGCCTGCCTCCTTCACGGCTTTCTGCCAGATCTGTACCTTCTGCTCTCGCTGCCTCAGCGCCTTCTGATACGCGTGGGGAAGCCCCCCCGGCGTCTCCATGGTGTCTCCTTCCATCTCAAAAGGAATCACGAAGGTGTAGAAGTCCGAGGGCGGCAGGAGGCGGAAGACACTCGTCTCGCCGCTCTCCTTGCACACCAGCATGGGGCTGTCCCAGTAGTTTGGCAGAGTGGCCAAGCCCACTTGAGCCATGTGGTCTTCAAGCATCGGATAATGGGTGTGGAAAGGGGCAAAGCTGACAGCTTGGTTCCCCGAGAGGATGAGAGGCTGGGTAGGCGTGAGGATGTAAAAAGTACAGCCAGCAGTGGAAGAAAGGCACAGACGATGGCAAACCACAATGACCTTGACGTTGTCACAGCTGTGGACGTGAACAGATGCCTGCACAGGGCCAAGGACAACAGTGCTATTCCGACACTTCTCAATGGTCACGGATCTGCGAAAGAACATGAGAGCAAGAACACAATGAGcaggaaaaggcaaaaccagGACTTTTTCCACTGCTTAGTCCAGCTAACAAGAACTTAGCGCTCGAACAAACTTGCTGAAAAGACATCTAGCTGTGTCCCTGGAGAACCAAAACTCACCGGAGAGGAGAGAGCAGATAAATGAAGGACTCGTTGCAGCGATGAATTCTTACGTGAGCCCCCACCAGGGTGTCCGAGCTCTTGGCCAGCGTCTGCTTGTACACCTGGCTCATTATCACCATGGGGAACACCTCAGGCACCACTCGCGTACTGCAGGCAATCTTCGCTCTCCTGGTTGTTCCTTCAACTGCAAAACAAAGTTCACCAATGcgtttaaaattttttaaaaagcacaaagagGCTATACAGACAAAGACACAGGCATGATGGTTCACTGTCTACATCACTCAGCAATCCCTCGAGAAAATAATCAGCCCAAAATTTTAAGGTTGGTACCATCCAACTGTATCACTTCACGCACCAGTCAGTGGTAGTATCCTCTAGTCCCCCAGACTCGCCTCCAAGTTGCTACTTTCCCCACCTCCACCgacagcaggaggaaaaggaggcaaGCCTCCGTGCCACTGCCAGATCCCTGGTCAGCAAGTGGAGCCGAGACTGGAAAGTTATTTCTAAAAACAAAGGCAAGGCCTGTAGCTACCTTGCTGTGCCCACGCGAGTTTCTTCCCGGATGTGAGGCAGGCAGTCATTCCAAAAGGGTTTGTCGTCAGGCAAGAccgcagccagctctccagcttgaggaaagagaaggctctggagaccTTTGAGTAGCCGTTCTGCCCgtgacagggctgccagagggcaAGCTCGTGCAGAGGATGGACCGTCCTGGATTGGTTCACGGTCCCTTCAATAAGAAAGCTGAGGGCACAAACAGCTTCGTAGGACACCAAGCTCCTGTGGGTGGAATGGGAGGAGGCAGTGAGCTGCTCCGGCTCCAGCAGCAGTTCCAGCATGTCCAAGAGGTGGCTCTGCACAAAGGCGCAGTGATCCTGGTCGTTCCAGTTCTTGGCAGGCAGAAAAACACACAAGAAGGAGGTGAGTTTGAGTTCTCACAGAGCTGACAAGCTCCACCAACCTTTTGCAGTGCATCCTTGCTTACACTCGTTCTAAAAGAGGGAAAGCACGTCAAAGGTGGTgctctctcctgctccctgcctctgctgctctgctcttccaaaacacagaaagcaacctcccccaaaaaagaaaaaaacattttattctaaCTCCAAGTACCAAATATTTCATTCTAGAAAGCAGAAACAGACTCTCTTACAATCCTTCCTACACAAATTCAGCCAGTTGCTGCTGGCAATTGAAGGCAGGAAACAAATCAATAACTGACAGCCAAGGTCTTGCAGCTGCTCTACTGGAAAATTGCTGCATCTGCTCCAGACCTTCAGATACAACTCAGTGCTGCCTTCCGAGGCGCCGCGGGGAAAAAAGCAGAGGGTCACTTCTTCACAAGTGAGCAGACCCATAAACCAAACAACCTCTGAAAGAATCATCTGCTCCAATTCTAAAGGCCTCCAGACCAAAATCAAAGCAGAAGACTGGCTTTATGGCAGAGCTTAATAATGACAAACTTTGCTGGCCCACGATCCGCGGAACAAGCAACACACGGCTACGATCACGCGTTGGCCTCGCCACCCGTGAGGGCTGTAGCCAAAAGGGTGTTACAGGCAGCTGTGAGCACCTTGTCCAGCAGCTGGAGATCCCTGCCCTGCAACAGAGACCCCCTCGCACCAGACAAGCCTCACTACACCATTTCAGCAGTGGGCACAGCTCACATCAGCACCGCAGAAGCTGGGGCAATCTCGCCAGATCGCACAGGGAAAAGTAACACCAGTGGAGACAGCCGCAGTCCTGTCGGGACACAAACCCCCAGCAGCCAAGACACATCTCCTTCCAGTCCAGAGTTGGACTTAATGGCTACAGTTAAGGGTAAATACCAGCATTTAAATAACACTGGGTGCTCCACAGCCACCCAACTCACAGCCCTGTAGCAGttcctctcatttctttttttatttgttcagcCTTTCAGTATAAAGTTATCCAGTTcctattttcaattatttcagcTTGTCCCAAGCTACATTTCAGTAGCTCACACAGCTCACAGCGTCACAGCCGTAGACAAGAATCTACTGAGGTTTGCAGCTGGCCTTTATAATGATGTTGCCAATCTGTAATTCACTCTCAAATACAGAGCTGCCCACAAGCTGCACCCAATACACCCAGCTCACTTCTCTTCTTTCAAAATACTTGTTagtgttttaaaaggaaacattaGCATTTCCACGTTGCTGATCCACAGCTGACCAACCAACCTCCCTCTCTGAAATATAACTTCATGCTAAGGACCATCCTGGGATCCTAAAAACGCCTCCAAAGCAGCCTCCataagaacagcaagaaaagcttCCCACTTGGctaacagaaaacacaaagaatcatggaatcattaaggctggaaaagacctctaagatcatcaagctcaaccatcaacccaacaccaccatgcctgctaaaccatgtcccgaagtgccacatctacacgttttttgaacgcctccagggatggggactcaaccacctccctgggcagcctgttccaaagcctgagCTGTTGCAACCTGGCAGTTGCTTCTTAAAGGGGAATTGCCAAGGCTCCGACAGAACTTCCACAGTTGGTCCCTGACTCCAGGAAAACCCCGTGGACAGCTTTTGCTGCAGAGAATACACCAACTTCACTTCATTTACCAAAGTATCTCCAGCTTGACTCCAGCTCCGGCTTTACCGCGGGCAGGGTGACCCCCTCCCAGGTACAAACCCGCCACTCGCCAACCCCACCCCACGGCAGGACTTTGCCGTTTGCCGCGcaaggccagccctgcagccaccagTACCTTGTTCTCGCCGGCGGATTTCCCAGTCAGGCCGGGAGACTTGGTCCTGGGGCTGGGCCACTCCTCCCCGACCAGAGACCTCCGCAGAGAGACCTTGTTCACCTGCTGGACGTACAGGAAGAGCAGGAACTGCAGGGTGTCTACCGACAGCTAGccaagaggggagaaaaagaggcGTTAGGCCGGGCCGGGCtctccccgcgcccgcccggccccgggacggGGCTCCTGCCTTGCTCCGCTCCCGCTCCAGCTCCTCGGCGCTGGCGCAGGCCGCCTGGGCCTCGGCCCACTCGAGGCGGCGCGGCGGGTCCCGCCGGAGGAGGCTGTGGAAGAGCTCGAAGTAGAGCCAGGCCGGGCCGCGGCCCAGCTGCAGCTTCCCGCAGGCGATGTGCCGCCAGCGGGGCCATGACAGCCGCGGGAAGCAGCCCTCGGCCGCCCGCGCCCGGGCGTACGCCGCCATCTTCCGCAGGTAGTGGGggccgaggcgggcgggcggcggggcgggcaggaccCCCACCAGGAACGGCTCCGTCTTCACCCACAGCCgcaccggggccgccgccgccatggcgaCCGCCTCCCGCTTCCGGTGCCCGCCGAGGCGCCGCGCAGAGCGGCGGCCGCGCGGACCAACGAGACGGCCCTTCCCTCTCGTCGTGGAGGACTCGGCCTGGGCCGGGCAggcccgccccctccccgaggAGCCGGCTTCGATTGGCTGTCGGAACCAGCGCGGAGGCGGGAATAAACGCCGCGCCCTCTGACTGGCTGTCGCCGGGCGAGGTCGTACTTCCGCGCGGCCTGGCGCGGCGACGGGTGGCGTGATGCGCCGAGCCGTGATTGGACCGGCGGGCTCAGAGCCGACGCCCTGGCAGGCGATTGGTCGGCGGCCTCGAGCCGGTGGTGAAGTGTGCGCAGCCGATAGGCCGGCGGCCCTCAGCGCGCGGGGCTGCGCCGCTCTCCCATTGGCCGACGGCCGTCGCCGGCCTCCGCTTCGCGTTTCATGGTGGCCGGGCCGGGTCGAGTGGCTGCGGCGCTGCGGACCCTCCCGGAGAGCGCCGCtccctctccccgccgcccccgggcagggcaggccaggcccggccgccgcgccatGGCCCCCGGCTGGCTGGGCCgcctctgcctcctgctgctctgcctctgcgGGGAGGCCGCCGCCGGGTGAGTGCGCCGGGCCTGCGGGTCCCCCCCCCCGTTCCCTCAGCGCCGGGCacgggcccccccaccccccctcagGGCTCGGTGGCCGCGGCGCTGacggggccccgctcccctctctcccctgccccctccccccgcaggaGGGACTTCTACAAGATCCTGGGGGTGTCCCGCGGCGCTTCCATCAAGGACATCAAGAAGGCCTATCGGAAACTGGCACTGCAGCTCCATCCCGACAGGAACCCCGACGACCCCCGGGCGCAGGAGAAGTTCCAGGACCTGGGGGCCGCCTACGAGGTGAGGCTGGGGGCGGCGAggcccggcggggctgccggggaggcggggggtgaGGGACTCGGGGAGCCTGAGGTCCCCCTGGCCCTCGCCAGGGTGTGGAGGGCAGCCGGAGTTTGCGGTGAAACGTGCTGGGGGCACGGAGCCGAGCTCGGCCGGCAGGTTGGCTCAGGAGGCTTCACCCTGTAACGCCCAGGGGAATGAGAAAGGGGGGCTGCTAGGAAATGTCAGGGCCCTTCTACAGGGCGCAGGTGCGATCCCTCCTCCTGCCTTATGCTGGATCCCAGACGGTCTGCCAAGCAAAAAACAAAGGTGGGGGGCTGCCAGGCTGATCAGAGAGCTCCTGCTCTCGGAGGACTGTGAGAGACCGTAGCTCACTTAGCcaggagaaactgaaggcagcAAGTTGGAGTTACTCAGTATTTATTAGCAGTTCTTCGAGGGAGAAATAGAGCTGCATCAACTCTTAAGTATATATACGTATGGGTCTGTGTGTATAGGGCCTGGCTGTAAGTCTGAGCTGGTAGGAGGTGGAAGGTGGTTGGCTTGCCTTTCGGAATGCGTTAAGGTGGGAAAAATAAATGTCACATCACATATGCGTGAGGATTCCTGTTGTTTCCCTGATAATACAGTAGCATACAAATGATACCTGACACTAATAGCGCAGTGCATTATATAAAATGCGTAG
Proteins encoded in this window:
- the TBCCD1 gene encoding TBCC domain-containing protein 1; its protein translation is MAAAAPVRLWVKTEPFLVGVLPAPPPARLGPHYLRKMAAYARARAAEGCFPRLSWPRWRHIACGKLQLGRGPAWLYFELFHSLLRRDPPRRLEWAEAQAACASAEELERERSKLSVDTLQFLLFLYVQQVNKVSLRRSLVGEEWPSPRTKSPGLTGKSAGENKNWNDQDHCAFVQSHLLDMLELLLEPEQLTASSHSTHRSLVSYEAVCALSFLIEGTVNQSRTVHPLHELALWQPCHGQNGYSKVSRAFSFLKLESWLRSCLTTNPFGMTACLTSGKKLAWAQQVEGTTRRAKIACSTRVVPEVFPMVIMSQVYKQTLAKSSDTLVGAHVRIHRCNESFIYLLSPLRSVTIEKCRNSTVVLGPVQASVHVHSCDNVKVIVVCHRLCLSSTAGCTFYILTPTQPLILSGNQAVSFAPFHTHYPMLEDHMAQVGLATLPNYWDSPMLVCKESGETSVFRLLPPSDFYTFVIPFEMEGDTMETPGGLPHAYQKALRQREQKVQIWQKAVKEAGLTKDQKKEFQMLVEDKFYEWLVQTGNRQQLDSLVPPAVGSKQAAG